In Paenibacillus hexagrammi, the following are encoded in one genomic region:
- a CDS encoding SCO family protein produces MKAAPDFQLTDLDGKTVSSKDLNGKVRLVYFFYSFCPDVCLPTSFLLSQVQESLKDKGLLGDKAQILSITVDPTRDTPEVLKEFGNRFESKPVPGGWTFLRGNEADTMKLAEDFGIMVIKEKNGDFSHSNAILLVDKKGMLRNYYDAGNPELDADHIVKDVITLSKEK; encoded by the coding sequence ATGAAAGCGGCTCCTGATTTCCAGTTAACCGATCTTGACGGGAAGACCGTGTCCTCCAAGGACTTGAACGGTAAGGTTAGATTGGTCTATTTCTTTTACTCGTTTTGTCCGGATGTATGCTTACCGACTTCATTCTTACTTTCGCAAGTGCAGGAGTCTTTGAAGGATAAGGGATTGCTTGGAGATAAAGCGCAAATTCTATCCATTACCGTGGATCCGACCAGGGATACACCTGAAGTGCTGAAGGAGTTCGGTAATCGATTTGAATCCAAACCCGTTCCTGGCGGTTGGACTTTCCTGAGAGGTAATGAAGCCGATACGATGAAGCTGGCTGAGGACTTTGGCATTATGGTGATTAAAGAAAAGAATGGTGATTTCTCTCACTCCAATGCGATCCTTCTCGTTGACAAAAAAGGGATGCTGCGAAATTATTACGATGCCGGCAATCCGGAGCTCGACGCAGATCACATCGTGAAGGATGTTATTACCTTATCCAAAGAAAAGTAA